The Listeria welshimeri serovar 6b str. SLCC5334 genome has a window encoding:
- a CDS encoding alpha/beta hydrolase yields the protein MLKRVFFSIILPLGCLVGAIFILFTINTTYPKAANDSIPTIFIHGYRGTDRSLHGMIRRFDQKYDWATESLTVNVSPDGDISTTGTYNKNEKNPLINIVFEDNRATLPQQSMWTKKVMSYLQKNYNIKKFNAVGHSMGGGAWVAYLASYEKNKSYPQVNKIVFLAVPFYPEEYVNGDQQVDIKNANNVHAKFADKMAKVLPKNTEIMIVGGNLEDGSNSDGEVKLDSVLYGQKLFAHQKVVTHVIKGSKATHSSMHESALVDKYVGQFLWGQK from the coding sequence ATGCTAAAGCGTGTGTTCTTCTCCATAATCTTACCATTAGGCTGTTTGGTTGGAGCAATATTTATCTTATTTACTATTAATACAACTTATCCAAAAGCAGCAAATGATTCCATTCCTACTATTTTCATACATGGTTATAGGGGAACAGACAGGTCACTTCACGGAATGATACGTCGTTTCGACCAAAAATATGATTGGGCAACAGAATCATTAACAGTAAATGTCAGTCCAGATGGTGATATTTCTACTACTGGAACATATAATAAAAATGAAAAAAATCCATTAATTAACATTGTTTTTGAGGATAATCGAGCAACTTTGCCACAGCAATCTATGTGGACAAAAAAAGTGATGTCCTACTTACAGAAAAACTACAATATTAAAAAATTCAACGCGGTTGGTCACTCTATGGGTGGAGGCGCGTGGGTAGCTTATTTAGCTTCTTATGAAAAAAATAAATCCTATCCTCAAGTTAATAAAATCGTTTTTCTGGCAGTACCATTTTATCCTGAAGAATATGTAAATGGTGATCAACAAGTAGATATCAAAAATGCTAATAATGTGCATGCCAAATTCGCTGATAAAATGGCCAAAGTCTTACCCAAAAACACCGAAATTATGATTGTTGGTGGTAATTTAGAGGATGGTTCAAATAGCGATGGCGAAGTCAAATTAGATAGTGTTTTATATGGACAGAAATTATTCGCCCATCAAAAAGTTGTTACACATGTTATTAAAGGTTCAAAAGCAACCCACAGTAGTATGCATGAATCAGCACTTGTTGATAAATATGTAGGTCAATTTTTATGGGGGCAGAAATAA
- a CDS encoding DUF4064 domain-containing protein, which produces MIKRTGEVTLAIIGLILSVLMQAVIATIGLLMVHGSKGKEGLATYYNNYYQTFTDWEVPKADIPDPDRVFDLVHTLSWTALSGGVITLIIGVIGIFYIINNKNFILAGYLFLAAGIVSLLSTALIGFIPALLFVIAAILCFVRKPKSTFSGF; this is translated from the coding sequence ATGATAAAAAGAACTGGTGAGGTTACACTCGCTATTATTGGTCTTATTCTTAGTGTTTTAATGCAAGCAGTTATTGCTACTATAGGTCTGTTAATGGTTCATGGGTCAAAAGGAAAAGAAGGTTTAGCAACATATTACAATAACTATTACCAAACATTTACTGACTGGGAAGTGCCAAAAGCGGATATTCCAGATCCTGATCGTGTTTTTGATTTAGTACATACTTTATCATGGACGGCACTTTCTGGAGGAGTTATTACTTTAATTATCGGGGTTATTGGAATTTTTTATATCATAAATAACAAAAATTTTATACTAGCGGGATATTTATTCTTAGCAGCAGGAATTGTGTCATTATTATCGACAGCACTTATTGGTTTTATCCCCGCACTTCTTTTTGTCATCGCAGCAATTTTATGTTTTGTTCGTAAGCCTAAAAGTACTTTTTCAGGATTCTAA